A portion of the Acidihalobacter yilgarnensis genome contains these proteins:
- a CDS encoding thiazole synthase translates to MASNPDTFETASTQADILRIGTREFSSRLLVGTGKYKDLSETQAAVEASGAEIITVAIRRTNIGQNPGEPNLLDVIPLDRYTLLPNTAGCYSAKEAVRTCRLARELLDGHNLVKLEVLGDEKTLFPHVIETLDAAETLIADGFEVMVYTNDDPIIARRLEEMGCVAVMPLAAPIGSGLGIRNPYNILEIIENAQVPIIVDAGVGTASDAAIAMELGCDGVLMNTAIAAARQPVMMASAMRKAIEAGREAFRAGRMPRKRYASASSPIDGTFF, encoded by the coding sequence ATGGCAAGCAATCCGGACACCTTCGAGACCGCATCGACGCAGGCGGACATCCTGCGCATCGGCACGCGCGAATTCAGCTCACGCCTGCTGGTCGGGACCGGCAAATACAAGGACCTGAGCGAGACCCAGGCGGCGGTCGAGGCCAGCGGCGCCGAGATCATCACCGTTGCCATTCGCCGTACCAACATCGGGCAAAACCCCGGCGAACCCAACCTGCTCGACGTCATCCCGCTCGACCGCTACACCCTGCTGCCGAACACGGCTGGCTGCTATTCCGCCAAGGAAGCCGTGCGTACCTGCCGACTGGCGCGCGAGCTGCTGGATGGCCACAACCTGGTCAAGCTAGAGGTGCTGGGCGACGAGAAGACGCTGTTCCCGCACGTCATCGAGACCCTGGATGCCGCCGAGACGCTGATCGCCGACGGCTTCGAGGTCATGGTCTACACCAACGACGACCCGATCATCGCCCGCCGTCTGGAGGAAATGGGCTGCGTGGCAGTGATGCCACTGGCTGCACCCATCGGCTCGGGGCTGGGCATCCGCAATCCCTACAACATCCTCGAAATCATCGAGAATGCGCAGGTGCCGATCATCGTCGATGCCGGCGTGGGCACCGCCTCCGACGCGGCGATTGCCATGGAGCTGGGTTGCGACGGCGTGCTGATGAACACCGCCATCGCGGCCGCGCGCCAGCCCGTGATGATGGCCTCGGCCATGCGCAAGGCCATCGAAGCAGGCCGCGAGGCCTTCCGCGCCGGACGTATGCCACGTAAGCGCTACGCCTCGGCCTCCTCGCCGATCGACGGCACCTTCTTCTGA
- a CDS encoding helix-turn-helix domain-containing protein, with amino-acid sequence MGDDGHSNDWLVRRKTMLASCTSCHLRARCVIAAIPTQHLDAIGHHVHALRPVHRGDTIYRAGEPVRRLLIVHAGSVRTSLAWRGGREIICDYHLPGDTLGLEELHASTYVTTSVALESTQLCELSHESLAQLASAHPGLRERICLQTSRALTRSHRRQLEIAVKTVEQRLAGFLLELSARFAERGYSSCAFRLPLSRQEIANHLGMRTETLSRLLATFLQRGLITLIGREIRLLQPNRLGALSGG; translated from the coding sequence ATGGGTGACGATGGGCACAGTAACGACTGGCTCGTCAGGCGCAAGACGATGCTTGCCTCCTGCACCTCCTGCCATCTCCGCGCGCGTTGCGTGATTGCCGCCATCCCGACCCAACATCTGGACGCCATCGGCCATCATGTCCATGCGCTCAGACCGGTACACCGGGGCGATACGATCTACCGTGCCGGCGAACCCGTGCGGCGTCTACTGATCGTCCATGCCGGCAGCGTGAGAACCTCGCTGGCCTGGCGCGGCGGACGCGAGATCATTTGCGACTATCACTTGCCCGGCGATACGCTCGGGCTGGAAGAGCTGCACGCCAGCACCTATGTCACGACCAGCGTGGCGCTGGAATCCACTCAGCTGTGTGAGCTGAGTCACGAGTCGCTCGCTCAGCTGGCCAGCGCCCACCCTGGGCTGCGTGAGCGCATCTGTCTACAGACCAGTCGCGCGCTCACCCGCAGCCACCGGCGTCAGCTTGAAATCGCGGTCAAAACCGTCGAACAGCGCTTGGCGGGCTTCCTGCTGGAGCTGTCGGCACGCTTCGCGGAACGCGGTTATTCGTCATGCGCTTTCCGTCTACCGCTGAGCCGGCAGGAAATCGCCAACCATCTGGGCATGCGCACCGAGACACTGAGTCGCCTGCTCGCGACCTTCCTCCAACGTGGCCTCATCACACTGATCGGTCGCGAGATCCGACTGCTGCAACCGAATCGCTTGGGCGCGCTGTCCGGTGGCTGA
- a CDS encoding mechanosensitive ion channel family protein gives MNQLLDPGKLDWHQLLQAYAIPWGIKLLMALAVLAIGLWLAGTITHLIGKAFAKARMDAMLVRFLESITKAFLQVVVVIAALGQLGVQTTSLIAILGAAGLAVGLALQNSLSNFAAGVLLLVFKPFKSGDFVEAGGVLGVVEHVRVFNSVMRTPDNREITVPNGKIYNDVITNYSARDTRRIDLVVGISYDADIRKAKAIVEAILAEDARVLKEPAATCGVMDLADSSVNLYIRPWVASADYWNARCDLLEAIKLRFDASGIGIPYPQMDVHLQQAKAETETEAA, from the coding sequence ATGAACCAGCTGCTCGACCCCGGCAAGCTCGACTGGCATCAATTACTGCAGGCCTACGCCATTCCGTGGGGCATCAAGCTCCTGATGGCGCTGGCCGTGCTCGCGATCGGCCTCTGGTTGGCCGGTACGATCACGCATCTGATCGGCAAGGCATTCGCCAAGGCGCGCATGGACGCCATGTTGGTGCGCTTTCTGGAGTCCATCACCAAGGCGTTTCTGCAAGTAGTGGTGGTCATCGCGGCCCTGGGTCAGCTCGGCGTACAAACCACCTCGCTGATCGCCATTCTCGGCGCCGCCGGTCTGGCCGTCGGCCTCGCCCTGCAGAACTCTCTGTCGAACTTCGCCGCCGGCGTGCTGCTGCTGGTATTCAAGCCCTTCAAGTCGGGCGACTTCGTCGAGGCCGGTGGGGTACTCGGCGTGGTCGAGCACGTACGCGTGTTCAACTCGGTGATGCGTACGCCGGACAACCGCGAGATCACCGTGCCCAACGGCAAGATCTACAACGACGTGATCACCAACTATTCCGCACGCGACACCCGCCGCATCGACCTCGTGGTGGGCATCAGCTACGACGCCGACATCCGCAAGGCCAAGGCGATCGTCGAGGCGATCCTGGCCGAGGACGCGCGCGTCCTCAAGGAGCCGGCCGCCACCTGCGGCGTGATGGATCTGGCCGACAGCAGCGTGAACCTCTACATCCGCCCCTGGGTCGCCTCCGCCGACTACTGGAACGCGCGCTGCGACCTGCTGGAGGCGATCAAGCTGCGTTTCGACGCCAGCGGCATCGGCATTCCCTACCCGCAGATGGACGTGCACCTGCAGCAGGCCAAAGCTGAGACCGAGACCGAGGCCGCCTGA
- the recC gene encoding exodeoxyribonuclease V subunit gamma, which produces MFHIHHSNRMEWLLDALADVCGEAPADPFEAEQVVVQNPGMARWLALGLAERTGVAANLEFPLLATFVWRLYAGQLDAVPEQSPLDREVLLWRLMTLLPAQLEDPAYAPLRHYLRGADEPLRRYQLACRIADLFDQYLVFRAERVLAWEAGEEDHWQARLWRTLCAGGRPSHRARLYAAFGERARTGALRRGDLPARVSLFGLTAIPPAYIEVLRAIAEVIDVHLFVLNPSLNYWGDIVDERMLARLRARRARLGRTDEADHLSVGNPLLASLGQQGRDLVDLLHAGASEDHERYAPPERLDLLGLLQLDILLLQTRGDGEGEQPPLPLAPEDRSVQVHSAHGPMREVQILHDRLLALFEDCEGLTPRDIVVMAPDIDAYAPYVEAVFGAAPPERHIPWSIADRHAAAESPLAATLATLLALPQSRLTVSEVLTLLEDAVVMRRLGLDDGGLERVRRWVREANIRWGLDAGMRAELGLPAEDAASWAFGLRRLLLGYAMPPNEGRLFAGIAPYTDIEGNEARDLGLLADFIERLGAWRTRLAQPRTAAAWADTLGALLDDCLLPDEDETRFLQQVREVLETLRGHCQVAGFAEDIELAVVRDHLRGRLEDAHGGQAFLDGRVSFCNMVPMRSIPFRVVCLLGMNDGDYPRVQRPLGFDLIAEQPQRGDRSRREDDRYLFLEALLSAREVFYVSYVGRDIRSNAERVPSVLLGELLETIERGFRAPDGGAVRPCVVVEHPLQPFSPRYFTDDERLFSYAAEWLPASAHAGIGAFLGEPLPEPVADGALPWRELELGELAVFLVHPARYLLERRLGIYLREYDAQAEDSEAFALDHLGAWQLKSQALALALSGHEAGELRARALADGSLPSAGFGEQAFAHAVEAVPAFADALRTLGAEAPSETLELDRVFGDCRLRGWVRGVGAGGLLRYRPGKLRAQDRLRLWLEHLVLNALVPSGVEPVSVFRAEDRMLRLGPVADAVDRLADLVDLFRAGWCAPLPFFPETSQVYAERLLRRGEDASEARMAAEKVWRGSDFAAGDGDDAYNQLAFRGRDPLLGADFAELARRVYEPLLLAESEDGA; this is translated from the coding sequence ATGTTCCATATCCACCACAGCAACCGCATGGAATGGCTGCTCGACGCGCTGGCGGATGTCTGCGGCGAGGCGCCGGCCGACCCGTTCGAGGCGGAGCAGGTGGTGGTGCAAAATCCGGGTATGGCGCGCTGGTTGGCACTGGGCTTGGCCGAGCGCACGGGTGTGGCAGCCAATCTTGAATTTCCGTTGCTCGCCACCTTCGTCTGGCGTCTCTACGCCGGTCAGCTCGATGCGGTGCCCGAACAGTCGCCGCTCGACCGCGAGGTGCTGCTGTGGCGGCTGATGACGTTATTGCCGGCGCAGCTCGAAGACCCCGCCTATGCGCCGTTGCGCCACTACCTGCGCGGGGCCGACGAACCGCTGCGCCGTTACCAGCTCGCGTGCCGCATTGCCGACCTGTTCGACCAGTATCTGGTGTTCCGCGCCGAGCGGGTGCTCGCCTGGGAGGCCGGCGAGGAAGACCACTGGCAGGCGCGGCTGTGGCGCACGTTATGCGCGGGCGGGCGTCCGAGCCACCGCGCCCGCTTGTATGCGGCGTTTGGCGAGCGTGCGCGTACCGGCGCGCTGCGCCGTGGCGATCTGCCGGCACGCGTGTCGTTATTCGGTTTGACCGCGATTCCACCGGCCTATATCGAAGTGTTGCGCGCGATCGCCGAGGTCATCGACGTGCACCTGTTCGTGCTCAACCCCTCGCTGAACTACTGGGGCGACATCGTTGACGAGCGCATGCTTGCCAGGCTGCGCGCCCGGCGCGCGCGGCTTGGCCGCACGGACGAGGCCGATCATCTGAGCGTCGGCAATCCTCTGCTTGCCTCGTTGGGCCAGCAAGGGCGCGACCTGGTCGACCTGCTGCACGCCGGTGCGAGCGAGGATCACGAGCGTTACGCTCCACCCGAACGGCTCGACCTGCTCGGCTTGCTGCAGCTCGATATTCTTTTGTTGCAGACGCGCGGGGACGGCGAGGGCGAACAACCGCCGCTGCCGCTCGCGCCGGAAGATCGCTCCGTGCAGGTGCACAGCGCGCACGGCCCGATGCGCGAGGTGCAGATACTGCACGACCGCCTGCTGGCACTGTTCGAGGACTGCGAGGGGCTGACACCGCGCGACATCGTGGTCATGGCGCCGGACATCGACGCCTATGCACCCTACGTCGAGGCCGTGTTCGGCGCGGCGCCGCCCGAGCGCCATATCCCCTGGTCCATCGCCGACCGTCATGCGGCCGCCGAATCGCCGCTGGCGGCGACCCTGGCGACGCTGTTGGCATTGCCGCAAAGTCGTCTGACCGTCTCCGAAGTCCTGACGTTGCTGGAAGATGCCGTCGTTATGCGCCGCCTGGGCTTGGACGACGGCGGGCTGGAGCGCGTGCGCCGCTGGGTGCGCGAGGCCAATATCCGCTGGGGGCTCGATGCAGGCATGCGCGCCGAGCTGGGGTTGCCGGCCGAGGATGCGGCGAGCTGGGCCTTCGGCCTGCGCCGCCTGCTCTTGGGCTATGCGATGCCCCCGAACGAAGGGCGGTTGTTCGCCGGCATCGCTCCCTATACGGACATTGAGGGCAATGAGGCGAGAGACCTTGGCCTGCTAGCCGATTTTATCGAACGCCTCGGTGCCTGGCGCACACGCCTTGCCCAGCCGCGTACTGCCGCCGCCTGGGCGGATACGCTCGGTGCGTTGCTCGACGATTGCCTCCTTCCTGACGAAGACGAGACGCGCTTCCTGCAGCAGGTGCGTGAGGTGCTGGAGACCTTACGCGGGCATTGCCAAGTGGCCGGCTTCGCCGAGGACATCGAGCTGGCGGTGGTGCGTGATCATCTGCGCGGACGGCTTGAAGATGCGCACGGCGGGCAGGCCTTCCTCGACGGTCGGGTCAGCTTCTGCAACATGGTGCCCATGCGCAGTATCCCGTTCCGCGTGGTTTGCCTGCTGGGCATGAACGATGGCGACTATCCGCGTGTGCAGCGCCCGCTGGGTTTCGATCTGATCGCCGAGCAACCGCAACGGGGCGACCGCTCGCGACGCGAGGACGATCGCTACCTGTTCCTGGAGGCGTTGCTGTCGGCGCGCGAGGTGTTTTACGTCAGCTACGTCGGGCGCGACATCCGCAGCAACGCCGAGCGCGTGCCCTCGGTACTGCTCGGCGAGTTGCTGGAAACCATTGAACGGGGATTCCGTGCGCCCGACGGGGGAGCGGTGCGCCCGTGCGTGGTGGTCGAGCACCCGCTGCAGCCCTTCAGCCCGCGTTATTTCACCGACGACGAGCGCCTGTTCAGCTACGCCGCCGAGTGGCTGCCGGCCTCGGCACATGCCGGCATCGGTGCCTTCCTCGGCGAGCCGTTGCCGGAGCCGGTGGCGGATGGGGCGCTCCCCTGGCGTGAGCTGGAGCTGGGCGAACTCGCCGTGTTTCTCGTACACCCCGCACGTTACCTACTCGAACGGCGCCTCGGTATCTACCTGCGCGAATACGACGCGCAAGCGGAAGACAGCGAGGCCTTCGCGCTGGATCACCTGGGGGCCTGGCAGCTCAAGAGCCAGGCGCTGGCGCTGGCGCTGTCCGGGCACGAGGCCGGCGAGCTGCGCGCACGCGCGCTGGCGGACGGCAGCCTGCCCAGCGCCGGTTTCGGCGAGCAGGCCTTCGCGCACGCCGTCGAGGCTGTACCGGCCTTCGCCGATGCGTTGCGCACGCTCGGCGCGGAGGCGCCGAGCGAGACCCTAGAGCTGGATCGCGTGTTCGGCGACTGTCGCTTGCGCGGTTGGGTGCGTGGCGTCGGTGCTGGCGGCCTGCTGCGTTACCGACCGGGCAAGTTGCGCGCGCAGGATCGCCTGCGCTTGTGGCTGGAGCACCTGGTGCTCAATGCGCTGGTGCCATCCGGCGTCGAGCCGGTCAGTGTGTTTCGCGCCGAGGACCGAATGTTGCGTCTCGGTCCGGTGGCGGACGCCGTTGATCGGCTGGCCGATCTGGTTGATCTGTTCCGTGCGGGTTGGTGCGCGCCGCTGCCGTTCTTTCCCGAGACCAGTCAGGTTTACGCCGAGCGCCTGCTGCGTCGGGGCGAGGATGCGAGTGAGGCGCGGATGGCGGCCGAAAAGGTCTGGCGCGGCAGTGACTTTGCCGCCGGCGACGGCGACGATGCCTACAATCAGCTGGCCTTCCGCGGGCGCGATCCACTACTGGGCGCAGACTTCGCCGAGCTGGCGCGGCGTGTCTATGAACCGCTGCTGCTGGCCGAGTCGGAGGACGGCGCATGA
- a CDS encoding efflux RND transporter permease subunit, translating into MRRYLDFLWINRATLTLLALALLAAGWLALGALPRSVFPDIDFPRVTVLVSDANLPVKYMLLEVTEPLEQAAKGVAGVRLVKSQSGVGLSKLHVYFDSHVSPQTAYLMLQARLAQIPLPPGARMTVRLMTPHIQPFAQYALVSNRSDSAAMMPLYAFNIRPALLSVRGVYQVNDTGRGWPEVTLRLSPRRLAEHHLDAGQVVTALRHAQGPFYAGLINAFHQQFVLVAQPRPASTAALGRLMLPLGAHDPDGARVAIPLSALGSVKVGPPPRVIGAAVAGYRHALLIDVSAQAGANVVAVAGQVHARVVALRADLPPGAQLVRIYDFSGLVSHSLDDVWIALLLGTAIAWLVVLLFLRRLDSALATLLVVPLALAGTFLVLHALGFGINIMTLGGLTAAIGALIDHAIVVMERGLRGLPANADRATRRRTALAACGEILPLMTLATVTSTVVFLPLIFLSGTLGLLFRHMALAIVIALLVSQLVALGLTPVLAAWLAQRPSRPEHPWRWVRRLRLGYDRLLRSGLRRPWLALPVVAVLIAAGLLAGLGLPTAFLPHWDEGAIAVPFRTPVGTPTGETLATGRRLAAVAARDPAVARVSVVVGRSLENSRATSNKGDLVVILHRDRHTTTEAMMQTLRRQFRAAQPDLIELKLHQIMSNRLENLSGSHSPLSILLFGKNPAELQRYGHQLQARIRASGHFEDTVFKSPSAGPEIALEPRARARLLGIDGAGIADQVRTAEWGRKAGFLLRGEQILPIRVRLDTPGETPQTLADLPLRLPDGTLTPLGQVAHVRLKGEVPYVTHDNLVPYAYLWMAPKPGEGLTAAAAVLHREIRAAHLPPGITAVVGGYYRQQAQGFRQMSLILAGAVLILLILLGFQFSGQRPAMAALAAVVLSAPGAFLALRLTGTPLDSTAFLGLLLVSSIAVNNVILIFSLARSRTGRLPNAAAVTRSARARLRPILMTMLADVLGFLPIAIGVGRGTDLLKPLAIAVMGGLSLALFASLWLAPVLYAGLLRLSPPAGD; encoded by the coding sequence ATGAGACGCTACCTCGATTTCCTCTGGATCAATCGCGCCACGCTGACGCTGCTGGCGCTGGCGTTGCTCGCCGCCGGCTGGCTCGCGCTGGGAGCGCTGCCGCGCAGCGTATTCCCCGATATCGACTTCCCACGCGTCACCGTGCTGGTCAGCGACGCCAATCTGCCAGTGAAGTACATGCTGCTGGAGGTCACCGAGCCGCTGGAGCAGGCGGCCAAGGGCGTCGCCGGGGTGCGTCTGGTCAAGTCGCAGTCCGGGGTCGGCCTGTCCAAGCTGCACGTGTATTTCGACAGCCACGTCTCACCGCAAACCGCCTATCTGATGCTGCAGGCACGGCTGGCGCAAATACCCCTGCCGCCGGGGGCGCGCATGACCGTGCGCCTGATGACGCCACACATCCAGCCATTCGCCCAGTACGCGTTGGTCTCCAACCGCAGCGACAGCGCGGCGATGATGCCGTTGTATGCCTTCAACATCCGACCGGCATTGCTATCCGTGCGCGGGGTCTATCAGGTCAACGATACCGGCCGCGGCTGGCCCGAGGTCACCTTGCGCCTGTCGCCGCGCCGGCTGGCCGAGCACCATCTGGACGCCGGGCAGGTGGTGACTGCACTACGCCACGCACAGGGACCGTTCTACGCCGGGCTGATCAACGCCTTCCACCAACAGTTCGTACTCGTCGCTCAGCCACGGCCGGCCAGCACCGCCGCACTCGGTCGGCTAATGCTGCCGCTCGGCGCCCACGATCCAGACGGTGCAAGAGTCGCCATCCCCCTGAGCGCGCTGGGTAGCGTGAAGGTCGGACCGCCACCACGCGTCATCGGCGCGGCGGTGGCCGGCTATCGCCACGCCCTGCTGATCGACGTCTCCGCGCAAGCCGGTGCCAATGTGGTCGCCGTCGCCGGGCAAGTACACGCACGGGTTGTCGCGCTGCGCGCCGATCTGCCGCCCGGTGCGCAGCTCGTGCGTATCTACGACTTCAGCGGTCTGGTCAGTCACAGTCTCGACGACGTGTGGATCGCGCTACTGCTCGGCACCGCGATCGCGTGGCTGGTGGTGTTGCTGTTTTTACGGCGCCTGGACAGTGCACTGGCGACGCTGCTCGTCGTGCCACTCGCGCTGGCTGGCACCTTCCTGGTGCTACACGCGCTGGGCTTCGGCATCAACATCATGACCCTCGGCGGGCTAACCGCCGCTATCGGTGCGCTGATCGATCACGCCATCGTGGTCATGGAACGCGGGTTGCGTGGGCTGCCCGCAAATGCGGATCGCGCCACCCGCCGGCGTACCGCGCTGGCCGCCTGCGGCGAAATACTACCGCTGATGACCCTCGCCACCGTGACCTCGACGGTGGTGTTTCTGCCACTGATTTTCCTTTCCGGCACGCTTGGCCTGCTGTTCCGGCACATGGCGCTGGCCATCGTGATCGCGCTGCTGGTGTCGCAACTGGTGGCCCTCGGACTCACCCCGGTGCTGGCCGCATGGCTGGCACAGCGCCCATCCCGGCCCGAGCACCCCTGGCGCTGGGTCCGCCGCCTACGGCTGGGCTACGACCGCCTGTTGCGTAGCGGCCTGCGTCGGCCCTGGCTCGCACTACCGGTCGTCGCCGTGCTGATCGCGGCCGGCCTGCTCGCGGGCCTCGGCCTGCCGACGGCCTTCCTGCCACACTGGGACGAAGGCGCCATTGCCGTGCCCTTTCGCACGCCGGTGGGCACACCCACTGGCGAAACATTGGCCACCGGTCGTCGGTTGGCCGCAGTCGCCGCACGCGATCCGGCCGTGGCCCGCGTATCCGTGGTGGTCGGGCGCAGTCTGGAAAATTCGCGCGCCACCTCGAACAAGGGCGACCTCGTGGTCATACTCCACCGCGACCGGCACACGACCACCGAGGCCATGATGCAGACACTGCGCCGGCAGTTCCGCGCCGCGCAGCCGGACCTCATCGAACTCAAACTGCACCAGATCATGAGCAATCGCCTGGAGAATCTATCCGGCTCGCACTCGCCGCTGTCAATCTTGCTGTTCGGCAAAAACCCGGCCGAGCTGCAACGCTATGGCCATCAACTACAGGCGCGGATACGCGCCAGCGGACACTTCGAGGACACCGTGTTCAAGTCACCCTCGGCGGGGCCGGAGATCGCACTGGAGCCGCGTGCCCGAGCGCGGCTCCTCGGCATCGATGGCGCAGGCATCGCCGATCAGGTACGCACGGCCGAGTGGGGCCGAAAGGCCGGCTTTCTGCTGCGCGGCGAACAGATTCTACCCATCCGCGTTCGCCTCGATACGCCTGGAGAAACACCGCAAACCCTAGCCGATCTGCCGCTACGCCTGCCGGACGGCACGCTCACCCCACTCGGGCAAGTCGCGCATGTGCGGCTCAAGGGCGAGGTGCCGTACGTCACTCACGACAACCTCGTGCCCTACGCCTACCTATGGATGGCGCCCAAACCCGGTGAAGGGCTGACTGCCGCGGCTGCCGTGCTGCACCGTGAGATCCGCGCGGCGCACCTGCCCCCAGGCATCACCGCTGTGGTTGGCGGCTACTACCGCCAGCAGGCCCAGGGGTTTCGCCAGATGAGCCTGATTCTGGCCGGAGCGGTCCTCATACTCCTCATCCTGCTTGGCTTCCAATTCTCCGGCCAACGCCCCGCCATGGCTGCGCTCGCCGCCGTCGTGCTCTCAGCACCGGGGGCCTTCCTCGCTTTGCGACTGACGGGCACCCCGCTCGACAGCACCGCCTTTCTCGGCCTGCTGCTGGTGTCCTCCATCGCCGTCAACAACGTCATTCTGATCTTCTCGCTGGCACGCAGCCGTACCGGTCGCCTGCCTAACGCCGCCGCCGTGACACGCTCGGCGCGCGCGCGCCTGCGCCCGATCCTGATGACCATGCTCGCCGACGTGCTGGGTTTCCTGCCCATCGCCATCGGCGTCGGTCGCGGCACCGACCTGCTCAAACCGCTGGCCATCGCGGTGATGGGCGGGCTGAGCCTCGCGCTCTTCGCTTCGCTGTGGCTGGCTCCCGTGCTTTATGCCGGCTTGCTCCGTCTATCTCCGCCCGCCGGAGACTGA
- the thiS gene encoding sulfur carrier protein ThiS gives MQIILNGQTHEVPDGLTARELVALLELEGRRLALEVNEEVLPRSRFDEYRLDAQDRVEIVHAIGGG, from the coding sequence ATGCAGATCATCCTCAACGGACAGACGCACGAAGTCCCCGACGGCCTCACGGCACGCGAACTCGTGGCCCTGCTCGAACTCGAAGGCCGCCGGCTCGCACTGGAGGTCAACGAGGAGGTCCTTCCGCGCAGCCGATTCGACGAATATCGGCTCGATGCACAGGACCGCGTGGAAATCGTGCATGCCATCGGCGGCGGCTGA
- a CDS encoding efflux RND transporter periplasmic adaptor subunit, which translates to MHTRSTTILGLAALLTLSPLAAMAGSGYAVDISPARLTSWNARISALGEVRSRAQVTLRAPVSGRLEGPFAIEGAHVARGHMIARIVPPGLDARIAAAHRTLVLDRKLLGHARALYHERLDTHGQLQQAATRVATAADRLAALQETLRQTRLTAPVAGTVRYLLPPGETVAAGSPVARLSGAGATWVRTYVPPSASRRLRTGAQVRLSGDDWHGQGQIVSIGDSARHDGLVEVFVRPEHQGRLPGEWLRLSLPSAAGRAWQLPRAALVMRGSQAEVFTVDQGRARAVKVTLVHLGRRHVWVDGPLHAGEPVIAQGAGSVANGTVVNVRAPGA; encoded by the coding sequence ATGCATACCCGATCGACCACGATCCTCGGCCTCGCCGCCCTGCTGACGCTCAGCCCCTTGGCCGCGATGGCCGGCTCCGGCTACGCCGTCGACATCTCCCCAGCGCGCTTGACTTCCTGGAATGCCCGGATTTCGGCGCTCGGCGAGGTGCGCAGTCGCGCGCAGGTCACCCTGAGGGCGCCGGTGAGTGGACGGCTTGAGGGCCCCTTCGCGATCGAGGGCGCGCACGTGGCGCGCGGACATATGATCGCGCGCATCGTGCCGCCCGGCCTGGATGCCCGCATCGCCGCCGCGCACCGCACGCTCGTCCTCGACCGCAAGCTGCTCGGCCATGCGCGCGCGCTGTACCACGAACGACTCGACACCCACGGCCAGCTACAGCAGGCGGCCACCCGCGTTGCCACCGCCGCTGACAGGCTCGCGGCCCTGCAAGAAACGCTTCGGCAAACACGGCTGACGGCTCCGGTCGCGGGCACGGTGCGCTATCTGCTGCCGCCCGGCGAGACCGTCGCCGCCGGCTCCCCAGTGGCCCGCCTGTCCGGCGCCGGCGCCACCTGGGTACGTACCTACGTGCCGCCGAGCGCATCGCGACGGCTTCGCACGGGGGCACAGGTGAGACTCTCCGGCGACGACTGGCACGGCCAGGGCCAGATCGTCTCGATCGGCGACAGCGCACGGCACGACGGTCTGGTGGAGGTCTTCGTACGCCCCGAACATCAAGGACGCCTGCCGGGCGAATGGCTGCGACTGTCTCTGCCGAGTGCCGCCGGGCGAGCCTGGCAATTACCGCGTGCGGCGCTGGTGATGCGCGGATCGCAGGCCGAGGTATTCACGGTCGATCAAGGCCGCGCACGCGCGGTGAAGGTCACCCTCGTCCACCTCGGACGCCGCCATGTCTGGGTCGACGGCCCGCTGCACGCGGGAGAACCCGTGATCGCACAAGGGGCCGGCTCGGTCGCGAACGGCACCGTCGTCAACGTGCGTGCGCCAGGCGCATGA
- the trmB gene encoding tRNA (guanosine(46)-N7)-methyltransferase TrmB — protein sequence MTDTTTIRRIRSFVRREGRLTRGQQRAIDTLGPRYLLDAEDPPLSLPDLFGRTAPVTLEIGFGDGESLADQATRHPERDYIGIEVHRPGIGHLLQLVERDGLTNVRLFCADAVEVLERRIPDAALATVQIFFPDPWHKKRHHKRRLVQPAFVARLARKLAVGGHLHLATDWAEYAEHMLEVMESTPDFVNAHGPVAWAPGPGDRPETKFERRGQRLGHDVWDLVYLKN from the coding sequence GTGACCGATACGACGACCATCCGCCGCATCCGCAGCTTCGTGCGCCGCGAGGGCCGCCTGACGCGTGGCCAGCAGCGCGCCATCGATACGCTCGGCCCACGTTATCTGCTCGACGCAGAAGACCCGCCTTTGTCCTTGCCCGACCTGTTTGGGCGCACGGCACCGGTCACACTGGAAATCGGCTTCGGCGATGGCGAATCGCTGGCCGATCAGGCCACGCGTCACCCGGAACGCGATTACATCGGCATTGAGGTGCACCGCCCCGGCATCGGTCACCTGCTGCAGTTGGTCGAGCGCGACGGTCTCACCAACGTGCGCCTGTTTTGCGCCGACGCCGTGGAGGTGCTGGAACGGCGCATCCCCGACGCGGCGCTGGCCACGGTGCAAATATTCTTCCCCGACCCCTGGCACAAGAAGCGCCACCACAAACGCCGACTGGTCCAACCCGCGTTCGTGGCCCGCCTGGCACGCAAGCTCGCCGTCGGCGGGCATCTACATCTGGCCACAGATTGGGCCGAGTACGCAGAACACATGCTGGAGGTGATGGAATCCACACCGGATTTCGTCAATGCCCACGGCCCGGTTGCCTGGGCGCCCGGGCCTGGCGACCGCCCCGAAACCAAGTTCGAGCGTCGTGGCCAGCGCCTAGGTCACGACGTCTGGGATCTGGTCTATCTCAAGAACTAA